ATTATATCGTAAAAGATGGAAAAGTGTTGCTTATTGATATGTTCACTGGTCGTCCGATGGAAGGACGTAGCTTAAGCAACGGGCTTCATCAAGCCATTGAGGCAAAAGAAGGATTAGAGTTAACAGAAGAAAATAAAATTCAAGCGTCGATCACAATCCAAAACTATTTCCGCCTTTATCCGATTTTATCAGGAATGACAGGGACGGCGAAAAC
The window above is part of the Thermoleophilia bacterium genome. Proteins encoded here:
- the secA2 gene encoding accessory Sec system translocase SecA2 (functions in protein export; can interact with acidic membrane phospholipids and the SecYEG protein complex; binds to preproteins; binds to ATP and undergoes a conformational change to promote membrane insertion of SecA/bound preprotein; ATP hydrolysis appears to drive release of the preprotein from SecA and deinsertion of SecA from the membrane; additional proteins SecD/F/YajC aid SecA recycling; exists in an equilibrium between monomers and dimers; may possibly form higher order oligomers; in some organisms, especially gram positive pathogens, have paralogs that have been found to be nonessential but do function in secretion of a subset of exported proteins), giving the protein QALRAYVMFTRDVDYIVKDGKVLLIDMFTGRPMEGRSLSNGLHQAIEAKEGLELTEENKIQASITIQNYFRLYPILSGMTGTAKT